A genomic segment from Aegilops tauschii subsp. strangulata cultivar AL8/78 chromosome 1, Aet v6.0, whole genome shotgun sequence encodes:
- the LOC109785981 gene encoding NAC domain-containing protein 13, with amino-acid sequence MAQACLPPGFRFHPTDVELVSYYLKRKIMGKKLFVEAISEVELYKFAPWDLPDKSCLQSKDLEWFFFCPRDKKYPKGSRTNRATPNGYWKTSGKDRTIELNSRIVGLKKTLIFHEGKAPKGNRTDWVMYEYKMEDETLVSAGFSKDAYVLCKIFKKSGLGPRIGEQYGAPFDENEWENLDVGSSIFSFAPSSGVEDPQVESSALATAIVMQEPSAPQQSVQFSEHVNICSDEVNDAPPEIDGILLDELAKFLDDSPNDDVVLPENSGLPPMSELEAQAFEINTAELYDQLAGLSQSGDMSTVNFPASNGDVIENNLQQANSGLAMDDDYIGLDDLLAPGETFSYDFSGETFSYDLPGGSFSYDLSVPNNQFLLYPLDQSTSGSHYGVGATQSTFEASGTLPPMQPMPSTFNDMPSVSNCLNPAMKDPFS; translated from the exons ATGGCTCAAGCTTGCCTGCCACCTGGCTTTCGTTTCCATCCAACTGATGTTGAGCTTGTTTCTTACTACTTGAAAAGGAAGATTATGGGGAAGAAACTTTTTGTTGAAGCTATTTCAGAGGTTGAGCTGTACAAATTTGCTCCTTGGGACCTTCCTG ATAAATCCTGTCTCCAGAGCAAAGATCTTGAGTGGTTCTTCTTTTGTCCCCGTGACAAAAAATATCCTAAAGGGTCTAGGACGAACCGTGCCACACCAAATGGTTATTGGAAAACAAGTGGAAAAGACAGAACAATTGAGCTGAACTCTCGCATTGTTGGGTTGAAGAAAACATTGATTTTTCATGAAGGCAAGGCACCCAAAGGCAATAGGACTGACTGGGTGATGTATGAATACAAAATGGAAGATGAAACTTTGGTGTCTGCTGGTTTCTCTAAG GATGCTTATGTACTCTGCAAGATATTTAAAAAGAGTGGGCTTGGCCCAAGGATCGGCGAGCAATATGGGGCTCCTTTTGATGAAAATGAATGGGAGAATTTAGATGTTGGATCTTCTATCTTCTCTTTTGCACCGTCGTCAGGTGTAGAGGATCCACAGGTTGAAAGTTCTGCCTTGGCTACTGCCATAGTTATGCAGGAACCATCCGCTCCTCAGCAGTCTGTTCAATTTTCTGAACATGTTAATATCTGTTCTGATGAGGTCAATGACGCGCCTCCTGAAATTGATGGAATATTGTTGGACGAACTGGCAAAGTTTTTGGATGATTCTCCGAACGATGATGTAGTTTTGCCTGAG AATTCTGGTCTCCCTCCAATGTCTGAGCTTGAGGCTCAAGCTTTTGAGATAAATACTGCTGAGCTCTATGACCAATTGGCAGGACTTTCCCAGTCAGGAGATATGTCTACTGTAAATTTCCCTGCTAGCAACGGGGATGTTATTGAAAACAATTTGCAGCAAGCAAACTCTGGACTTGCTATGGATGATGATTATATAGGGCTGGATGATCTGCTTGCTCCTGGGGAAACCTTCTCCTATGATTTTTCTGGTGAAACCTTTTCCTATGATCTGCCTGGTGGAAGCTTCTCCTATGATTTGTCTGTGCCAAACAATCAGTTTTTGCTGTACCCACTTGATCAATCAACTAGTGGCAGTCACTACGGTGTTGGTGCTACTCAATCAACTTTCGAAGCAAGTGGAACTCTTCCACCAATGCAACCAATGCCAAGCACTTTTAATGACATGCCTTCTGTTTCCAATTGCTTGAACCCAGCCATGAAAGACCCATTCTCTTAG
- the LOC109785987 gene encoding uncharacterized protein yields the protein MPPRGPLELWLQHADCDAPATGAEVETVSPGKIFMTRGWDEVARVCRAEGALAIHFSRVMSSTGRKYPSGSHKRKKKKEADEEKEALSGSLFKYYKSDTSTPRNPDELAIVLAGDRTNGNPEDDGDTPTEGNADVNMDDTNVSDHEPIFNSSAAESTSVDEEPISVDIYDPSNWGNLDNKARDILVEKGPKREEENTKYPLDENLRHFSYSHYSRKMSNGESAMGNDGFCDWRHINERLKEHEASVDHITNMNSWNELRVRLSKHETIDKDLQQQITKEKERIRQVLLRIVAIVKFLGKRNLAFRGSSEQLYDNTNGNFLACVEMVAEFDLVMQDHLRRIQDKEIHHHYLSHKIQNELISLMASDITNSILKIVKVAKYFSVILDCTPDVSHQEQMSLLVRCVHISDGKIQIVEYFLAFLVVEDTSGLGIFKVLVDSMKSFDLNIDDIRGQGYDNGSNMKGKYKGVQSRLLEVNPRALYMPCACHSLNLTLCDMAKSCGRAVSFFGIVQRIYVLFSGSTKRWKVFVSHVTDLTVKSLSNTRWESRIKSVKAIRFQAPNIRSALLELSEDSGTEPKDRSDAKNLFDVLGSYEFILGMVIWHDILFAVDSVSRKLQSPSMCIETALKQIDGMRTYFDTYREEGFDSSVIIAKEIAAEMGVEPSFPVKRRVSRKKQFDEDDNDEAILEAEKDFKVNYFLIMVDKAATSLKIRFDELESFKNIFGFLMSSTALKSLDRSELKDSCTKFASAFSSGGSSDVDLNDLISELIVMQSTLPDRTMSAMEIFEFAREADCYPNIAIAYRIFFTMPVTVASAERSFSKLKLLKNYLRSTMSQERLNGLATLCIEKNLVDEIDIDTIVSDFASQNVRRKF from the exons CAGGGTCATGTCGAGTACAGGTAGAAAGTATCCATCCGGAAGTcataaaagaaagaagaagaaggaggcagATGAGGAAAAAGAAGCATTGAGCGGATCTCTTTTCAAATATTATAAGAGCGATACGAGCACGCCAAGAAATCCAGACGAGTTGGCGATAGTTCTTGCGGGTGACCGAACTAATGGCAATCCAGAAGATGATGGCGATACGCCTACAgaaggcaatgctgacgtcaacATGGATGATACCAATGTGAGTGATCATGAGCCCATATTTAATTCATCTGCGGCGGAATCTACTAGTGTTGATGAGGAACCAATAAGTGTGGATATTTATGATCCAAGCAATTGGGGTAATCTTGATAACAAAGCGAGGGACATATTAGTGGAAAAGGGGCCTAAAAGGGAAGAAGAAAACACTAAATATCCTTTGGATGAAAATTTAAGACATTTTTCGTATAGCCATTACTCAAGAAAGATGAGCAATGGAGAG AGTGCAATGGGGAATGATGGGTTTTGTGATTGGAGGCATATTAATGAGAGACTAAAAGAGCACGAAGCTAGTGTCGACCATATTACCAACATGAACTCGTGGAATGAATTGAGAGTTAGACTGAGCAAGCATGAAACAATTGACAAAGATTTACAGCAACAAATCACAAAGGAGAAGGAACGCATAAGGCAAGTTTTGTTAAGAATTGTTGCCATTGTGAAATTTCTTGGTAAGCGCAATTTGGCTTTTAGAGGATCCAGTGAGCAACTTTATGATAATACTAATGGAAATTTTTTAGCTTGTGTGGAGATGGTTGCAGAGTTTGATTTGGTAATGCAAGACCATCTTAGGCGTATTCAAGATAAAGAGATCCATCACCATTATCTTAGCCATAAAATTCAAAACGAGTTGATTTCTCTTATGGCTAGTGACATTACAAATTCTATTCTCAAGATTGTCAAAGTGGCCAAATATTTCTCTGTTATCCTAGATTGTACCCCGGATGTGAGTCATCAAGAACAAATGAGTTTGTTGGTTCGATGTGTTCATATATCTGATGGAAAAATACAAATTGTGGAGTACTTCCTTGCTTTTTTGGTAGTGGAGGACACATCTGGTTTGGGAATTTTCAAGGTATTGGTTGATTCTATGAAGTCCTTCGATCTTAATATTGATGATATTAGGGGCCAAGGTTATGACAATGGATCCAACATGAAAGGAAAATACAAGGGGGTGCAAAGTCGGTTGCTTGAGGTAAATCCAAGAGCTTTGTATATGCCATGTGCTTGCCACAGTCTTAATCTTACCCTTTGTGATATGGCTAAATCTTGTGGTAGAGCTGTTTCTTTTTTTGGAATTGTGCAACGAATATATGTATTATTCAGTGGTTCTACGAAAAGATGGAAAGTTTTTGTCAGCCATGTGACAGATTTGACTGTGAAATCGTTGAGCAATACTCGTTGGGAGAGTCGTATCAAAAGTGTTAAAGCAATTAGATTTCAAGCTCCTAACATAAGATCAGCTTTACTTGAGTTAAGTGAAGATAGTGGTACCGAACCCAAGGATAGGAGTGATGCAAAAAATTTGTTTGATGTGCTTGGCAGCTATGAGTTCATACTTGGCATGGTCATTTGGCATGACATTCTATTTGCTGTAGATTCAGTAAGCAGGAAGCTGCAATCACCATCCATGTGCATTGAGACTGCCTTAAAGCAAATAGATGGTATGAGGACTTATTTTGACACTTATAGAGAGGAAGGGTTTGATTCTAGTGTGATCATTGCCAAAGAAATCGCAGCTGAAATGGGTGTAGAGCCATCATTTCCAGTAAAGCGTCGTGTTTCTAGGAAGAAACAATTTGATGAagatgacaatgatgaagcgatATTGGAAGCTGAGAAGGATTTTAAAGTCAATTATTTTTTGATTATGGTTGATAAGGCGGCCACTTCACTGAAAATTAGATTTGACGAACTTGAGTCATTCAAAAATATATTTGGATTTTTAATGAGTTCAACGGCCTTGAAGTCATTGGACCGTTCTGAACTTAAAGACAGTTGTACAAAATTTGCAAGTGCTTTCTCTTCGGGTGGTTCATCTGATGTTGATTTAAATGATCTGATTTCTGAGTTAATTGTTATGCAGTCAACTTTGCCCGATAGAACAATGTCTGCTATGGAGATTTTTGAGTTTGCGAGGGAAGCAGATTGTTATCCAAATATTGCTATTGCATACCGGATTTTCTTTACTATGCCTGTTACTGTGGCATCAGCTGAAAGAAGTTTTTCGAAGTTGAAATTGTTGAAGAACTACTTGAGATCTACAATGTCGCAAGAGAGGTTAAATGGCTTGGCAACTTTATGCATCGAGAAAAATTTGGTTGATGAAATTGATATTGATACCATCGTTAGTGATTTTGCATCTCAAAATGTTAGAAGAAAATTTTGA